From the Pseudomonas monsensis genome, the window CCTTCAACAACTCGGCAGCAAACTCACGGGCCGGCGTCGGCTTGTCCTGTGAAGCCTTGGCCCGTGCGCGAATACCTTCGCGCACGGGAAACCACGGCGATTGCTCGTTGATCAACTGCTCCGCCTCATGCCCGGCATTCTTGGCGAAGCTCGACTGGATCGCCCCTGGCTGCACTTCCATCACGCGAATACCGAACGGCGCGAGTTCCATGCGCAAGGCATCGCTCAACGCATGCACCGCCGCTTTTGAAGCGCAGTACGCACCGGCAAACGGCGTGACCAGCACCCCCGACACGCTGCCAATATTCACCACCAGGCCTTTGGCCCGGCGCAACACGGGAAACAGTGCGCGGGTGACACCGACAATCGAGAACACGTTGGTTTCGAACTGGCGCTGCATGGCCGGCACGCCGCCGTCGAGCAACGGCCCCATCGCGCCGTAACCGGCATTGTTGATCAGCACGTCGAGGCCGCCGTGTTGCTGGTTGATGCGCTCACTCAATTGCTCCAGTGCCATCGCGTCATTGACGTCGAGTTGCACGGCGGTGAAGCCGGCCGAGGCCAGAGTCGCTACGTCTTCGGCCCGGCGCGCACTGGCCCAGACTTCGAAACCGGCGGCTTTGAAGGCGTCGGCGAGTGCGCGGCCGATGCCGCTGGAACAACCGGTAATCAACGCAACGGGCATGGCGCATTCCTTGTGCTAACAGTGGAGGAGGGGATCAGTCGGAGAAACTACCCTGCAATCGCTCGGAGCGAAACTCCAGGGTTTGCGGGCGATATCCGGGGCGCAGCGGTGGCATCGGCAGGCAATCTTCCCAACTGCCGCCCGCCTGCAATTCGCCAGGGCCGCGATAGCGCGGGGCGGTGTATTGGTTGTCGGCCAGATTGACCGTGTCGCCCGGTGCGTAGGCAGCGATGCGCCAGCGCAATTCGGTCAGCGGGACATCGTTGCCGTTGTTCATTTTCAGTTGCAGTGGACGATCCGCCGGGCATTGTTCAGGCGCGTAGGTGATGCGCATCTCCAGCCGCGCCAGTTGCTTGATCTCGCGGTTGTCCAGCCACACCACCCACACCGCCACCAGGCCCAGACCGACAGCAGCGGCCACGGACACCGGCACAGCCTTGGCCGGGTACCGCAGCAACAGGACCAGCCAGGTGATGATCAGCAGGACGCCGATGAACATGTCGGAATACTCCTTGAATTCGTGAACACCATCCTACCTAAGGGGGGCGGGAATGGACATTCGTCGAGCAAACCTTCCTACCGTTGGTCGGCACTGTAATTTCTGACAGTAGCCTCCCATGTGTTCGGCTGTTCAGATGACCGCAGACAGGACGCCGTCGTCGTGCGGAGCGGACTTATGAGCATGCACAGCAAAACACCGCGACTTTCGGCCAACGACCCGCGAGGGCTGTCTGTGCGTGCGGTCGATTATTGGCGTGAGGTGGAGGGCACGTCTGCGCAAACCCGCATCAACCGCACTGGCTTTAATGCGGCCGGGCATGCAGTCGAGCAATGGGATCCGCGGTTGTGGTTGCTGCAGATGAGCGATCCGCTGGCGCCTGCCAACCTGACGATGGTTTACACATTGAGTGGTCAGGTATTGCATTCGGACAGCGTCGATGCCGGTACGCAGGTCGTCTTGCAGGGGCTGGGCGATGAAGTGCTGTTGAGTTGGGACAGTCGGGGCACCCTGCGCGAAGTTGAACATGACTTATTGTTACGCCCGGTTGCCGTTTTCGAAGCCGATGCGGGAGCACCGCGACGCTGCGCCGAGCGTTTTATCTACGGCGAGCCTGGTGTCGGTGAGCTGCATAACCAGTGCGGTCAGTTGATTCGCCACGACGATCCGCTGGGTAGCCTGCTATTCGACGCTTATGCGTTGGGTGGCCAATGTCTGCAGAACACCCGACATTTCACGCTGGAGCCGGTTAACCCGGATTGGCCGGAGCCGATCAATCAACGTGAGCAACTGCTGGAACCCGGCGAAGGCGCGACGACTGGCTGGCGTTTCGGGGCGCTTGGCCATGTCCTCGAACAGGTTGATGCGTGTGGCAATCGGCAGGGTTTCGAGTTGACCATCGCTGGGCGCCTGCGGGCCATTCACGTGCAGTTGCAGGCGCACGCGGGTTTGACAACGCTGGTCAGTGATATCCGCTACAACGCTGACGGGCTGGTTGTGCAGGAAGTCGCGGGCAACGGGGTGCTGACTACCCTGAGCTATCGACCCGAGGACGGTCGTCTGCAGCAACGAAAGGCCAGCAGAGCCACGGGTGAAGTCGTGCAACATTGGGTCTACGCCTATGACCTGACGGGCAACGTGCTGAGCATCGAAGACAAGGCGCTGCCTGTGCGCTACTTCGCCAATCAGCGCATCGACCCGGTCAGTCGCTTTTACTATGACAGCCTCTACCAGATCTGTGCGGCCACCGGGTGGGAAGCAGGCGCTGCCAGTGCCGGGCCGGCGGCAATCGCCAATTACACCCAAAACTACCGGTATGACGCCGGCGGCAACCTGCTCGAATTGACCCACGTGGGCGCACAAAATCATGGCCATCAACTGCAAGCGGCGCGTTACAGCAACCGCTGCCTGCCGTGGCGCAATGGCGTGCCGCCCGACGAGGCGCAGATCGCGGCGGCGTTCGACGCACGGGGCAATTTACGCATGCTGGATCAAGGGCGTCTGGTGCACTGGAATGGGCGCAATCAGCTGGATTCGGTGGCGATAGTGCAACGCGAAAGCGCTGCGGACGATCGCGAAGTCTACCTGTATGACGGCAACGCACAGCGGGGGCGCAAGATACGTTGGCTGCAGACCAATGCCCGCCGTGTCGTTGCGCAGGTGCGTTATCTGCCAGCACTGGAGTTGCGCACGGACAGTGGCACCGGTGAGGTGTTGCAGGTCATCACGGTTCAGACCGGTCTTAATCACGTACGGATCCTGCACTGGGACACGGCGCCACCTTCGGGTGTCAACGACCACTGCCGCTACAGTTTCAGCGATCACTTGGGGTCGATGGGGCTGGAACTGGACGCCAGTGCAGCGGTGGTCAGCCGCGAGCATTTTTATCCGTTCGGCGCGACAGCGTGGAGTGAAGAGGTGCAGGTCAGTTATCGAACGGTTCGTTATTGCGCCAAGGAACGCGATGCCACCGGCCTTTATTACTACGGATACCGTTATTACCTGTCCTGGTTGCAGCGCTGGTTGAATCCGGATCCGGCGGGCGCTATTGATGGGCATAACCGTTATCGAGCGATGCGCAACAACCCGCTGGTCTACGGCGACAGTGACGGGCGTAATCCGAACACGCTAGAGAAGAAACCTCACGATCGGACCTATCACGATATGGGCAAGCAAAAACTGGTAAACCCGGTGCAGGCCGCCGGCATGCAACCGGTGCGCAATTATTTTGCCGACAATCCAGACCCCAGGGTGCAGGATTACCGACGGGAAATTCCCGTGGAACTGGCCAGGCTTGGAGCCTCCAGCGATTCGCTGCTCAACACCCACCAGGCTCACGTAAGGGCCGCCGTGAAAACCCAGACTTCACCGCCGTCGGGGCCCGTGATGTATCACGGCGGCGAGGTGCTTTCGGCCGGCATCAGTACGGTGTTCGGTGAAAAAACTGCAAGTCAGGTCATGGGCCCGATGTCGGACATTTTCAACAGTCCTGTCGAAGACCCACAAGTACTTGCCGCCAGGCGGGGGGCTGTCGCCACCACCATTAAATTCAGCGGAAAAATGCTGATGCACACGGCAAATCCTGCGCTGCAAATTGTCGGCGCGGCCTCTGTCGCGATGAGTAACATCATGGTGGCCTCAGAGGCGCAGACGCGCGTTCAGTACAAGCAGATGAGTGCGCCTGCCAATGTGCTGATGTCTGCGACCGTGGATGTGCCGAGAGCGTCTTTTCAGACGCTCCAGCAAACATTTGCTGCACCGCAGCGAGCACCGGTCCCGGATCAATCGGCAGGGCTGAGTTCGTTCGTCCAGCAAGCGTTTAATGCAGCCTTTGTGTCGTCTGCACCGGACGTTGTGCAGGCGGTCGATTACCTGGACAGCAGAGACGGAGAAGCCAGGCGCCCTCGTCGAGGGTCGACCTACGGCTAGGTGAACAAAAGCCCCCGCCCGACCCGTTGCGGATAGGGGACGCAATGGGGCGGGCGGGGGCTTTTTGTGTTGCCGGACGTTTTACTGCGCGATGGTTTTCACCGACACGCCGCGTTCAACCGGGGTGGAGCGACCGTAGATATCTTCGAACCGCTCGATATCGTCTTCGCCCAGGTAGCTGCCCGATTGCACTTCGATGATCTCCAGCGGGATCTTGCCCGGGTTGCGCAGGCGGTGCACCGAGGCGATCGGGATGTAGGTCGACTGGTTTTCGCAGAGCAGGAACACGTTGTCATCGCAGGTCACTTCGGCGGTGCCGCTGACCACGATCCAGTGTTCGGCGCGGTGGTGGTGCATCTGCAGCGACAGGCATGCGCCCGGTTTCACCGAGATGTGCTTGACCTGGAAGCGCCCGCCCATGTCCACCGAGTCGTACGAGCCCCACGGACGATAGACTTCGCAGTGGTTCTGGGTTTCGCTGCGACCCTGTTCGTTGAGGGTTGCGACCATCTGTTTGACGCCCTGAACCTTGTCCTTGTGGGCGATCATCATCGCGTCCTTGGTTTCGACCACGACGATGTTTTCCAGGCCGATCACCGACACCAGCTTGCCATTGCCGTGGATCATGCAGTTCTTGCTGTCCTGGATGACCACGTCGCCCTTGCTGACGTTGCCGTTGGCGTCTTTTTCGTTGACTTCCCACAGCGACGACCAGCAACCGACATCGCTCCAGCCGGCGGTCAGCGGCACCACGCAGGCACGCTGGGTTTTTTCCATCACCGAGTAGTCGATGGAGTTGTCCGGGCAGCAGGCAAAGGTGGCTTCGTCGAAGGTGATGGTGTCCGGATCCTGAACGCTGCGCTCCAGGGTCAGCAGGCAGGTGTCGTAGATGTCCGGATCGTGCTTTTTCAGCTCTTCGAGGAAGCGGCTGGCACGGAACAGGAACATGCCGCTGTTCCAGTAGTAGCCACCGGATTCGACGTACTCGGTGGCGCGTTTGACGTCGGGTTTTTCGACGAAGTGCGAGACGCGGCTGACGCCTTCGGGCAGCAGCGAATCGGCAGTGGACTTGATGTAGCCGTAACCGGTTTCCGGTTTGGTCGCCGGCACGCCGAACAGCACCATTTCGCCGTTTTCGGCGGCGACGGTGGCCAGCGCCAGGGCGCGTTGCAGGGCTTTCTGATCATCGAGAACGTGGTCGGCCGGCAGCACCAGCATCAGTTCGTCGCGACCTTCATTGACCAGCATCATCGCGGTCAGCGCCACCGCTGGCGCGGTGTTGCGGCCGAATGGCTCCATCAGGATGCGCTGGGTTTCCAGATTGCGAGCGGCCAACTGCTCGTTGACGATGAAGCGGTGATCCTTGTTGCAGACCACGATCGGCGTATCCATGCCTTCGAACACCAGGCGTTCGAGGGTTTGCTGAAACAGCGTGTGTTCGCCGGTCAGGGCGAGGAATTGTTTAGGGAATTGTTTGCGCGAAAGCGGCCACAGACGCGAACCGCTACCACCTGACAAGATCACCGGAATCATGTTGTTACTCCATAAAAATCAATTGGGTTAGAGGCACGAACGATGTGTCGTTTCACTCTTGTTTTTGTCTCGTATCCGAGCTGACAACCCGATCATTGTGGGAGCGAGCTTGCTCGCGAAGGCGGCGTATCAGTCGACACATCTGTTGAATGTCAGACCGCTTTCGCGAGCAAGCTCGCTCCCACAGGGGATATGCGTCAGTCAGGAAAAATTGTTAGCGCGTCGACACCGGGCGTTTCACCCAGACTGGCGACAGGCTGCTACCGCTGCCGGTGACGTACAGCACTGCGGCTTCACCGCGCTCGAGGGCGACCGGTTTCACGTCGCCGACTTTCTTGTCGCCTTCATACAGCGCCAGGCTGACTTTCACCGGGTTGATTTCACGTTCGCCACGGCCCTTGGCCGCTACGTTCGGCACCACGTCGGTCTTGCCGTCGGCGGTCTTCAGGGTCAGCGGCTTGTCGCTGAGGTTCTGCACGCGCACCAGGGATTTCTGCTTGTTCTTGAACGGCGGTTCTTCGATCAGTTGCGGCGCGCCGGACGCGTTGTTGACCAGGGTGTAGTAGTGGTCACCGGCGAGTTTCACCGGCAGGGTCTGGCTGCCGATTTTGGCGCTGTAGTCACCGCCCGGCATGAAGCTGAAATCGCTGCTGGCCAGTGGCGCAACGTCGCTCAGATTAGTGCTGCCGACAGTCGCGCTGACTTCAGCGTTGCTGGCGTTGTAGACCCGCACGAAGGTCGAGCCTTTCGGTGCGGTCGGGCCGTACAGCGCGGCGTCGCCACCGGCAAAGGCAGGGACGGAAAGCACGCTGAGGCCAGCAACCAGTGCGAAGCTTTTAGCGAGACGACGAGGAGTAGTAGTGAAAGTCATGGTGTACCTCTCTTTCAGTTTTGCGCCCGATCGGGCGTCTCGGATTTAGTGTTGATAGCTACGTTTTGTTGGCGAGCACCGGCTTGTTTGAGCTCTGCGACCCACTGCGGGTCGGCGTCGCCGATTTCGTTGTTCACAGGCAGATAACGTTCAGGAAACTCCCAGATCAGCACCTGTGGCGGGCTGTTCTTGAAGTCATCGCTTTTCAGGTAGCTGAGCATCGGCAGGATCGGGCCGTGGCCGTCTTCGGCGTAGCTCACCACGTCGCTGTGCAGCGCTTGTTTCAGCGCACCGACGAAGTTCCAGTTGGGGTTGGCGCTGTAACTGGTGCCGACCAGTGCCACCGGCACCTCATTGCTGGCGAACAGCGCGTCGTCACCGGCAGGTTGCTCGGCGGCCACGGTGTTGCGCTTTTGCAGCGGCTCTTGCGCCGGCATCAGGTTTTCGAACAGCGGATCGAGCGGCAGGAACAGACGCAGGTCGCCCTTGTGCGTGACCTTCTCCGCCGGCGTGGTAACGAAGCGCTGTGGCTCGCCGCTGAGCGGGAACTTGTCGGCGATGGTTTTCGCCAGAGTGTTGGCGGCAATCTCGGCGCCTTCCGGCGTCCAGTGGGTGTCGGTGCGCAGGAACACTTGCTGACCATTGTGCTTGGCCTGTTGCAGTGGCTTGAGCAGGTCAGGAGCAAGGATCTTGTCCGCCGCGACGCGGTGGTGGAAATCCTCATAAAGGTTTTCGTGAATGCTCGCCGGTTTCACTTCGCCCAGATGCTCCGGGTACAGACGAACCTTGGCCGGCACGATCGCCATCACCAGTTTCACGCCTTTCTCTTTCAGGGTCTGGCGCACGCCTTCAACCAGCGCGTAGTTGCCTTGCAGGTTCAGCTCTTCGTTGACGATCGGGTTGAATTCCTCGTCGCTGTACAACCACTGATCGCGACCGAGCACCACGCCCGGACGACCCTCGTTGAACAGTTTGAAATCCAGCGCGGCCCAGAGGTTGGTGCCCAGACGCTTGATCGGAAACTGGTCGTCGTAGTGGGTTTCCACAGCCTTGGTCCAGCGGCCGTTGAGCACCGTCGCGTCGGCGTTGGTGCTGAAACCGAAGAAGCTGCGAACCGACCACAGACCGAGGACCAACAAGGTCACCAGGAACAGGGCGATGTAGAAGATGCGTAATGAGCGGGTCATGTCAGATCCCTCAGAACTGGAAGTAAAGGAACGGCGAGAAGCTTTGCGCCGAAAGTTTGAGAATCGAAGCGATGAACAGCAGCAGGATCAGCCCGCGCATCACGTAGCGCGACCAGTCCGCCGTCCAGTAAGCCGGTTGCACCTGGGCTTCGACGCCGACGGTGTAGCCAGGCTCGTGGATGTTCGCCGGGTTTTCGCCAGGGGCGGCTTTGATCATTCCTGGCGTGGCGGTGGCAGGGCCGTTGGCCTCGACGTTGACTTCAGGTTTGCTCTTGGCCGGCGGCTGGTTGGTGTACAGATCACGCAGACCGAAGAACGCCAGCGTCACGTAAGCCACCACCAGCGTCGCCACTTGCAGACCGGTGAGGCTGGCCTGATTGAGTTCCGACAGCGACCAGTCGCCGAAGCTGAACATCGCGCCGTACATGCGCCCGGCAACGTGCAGGTTCTCGGCACGGAAGATCACCCAGCCCATGACCACGAGCAGGAAGGTCAGCGCCCAGCGGATCGGGTTGAGGCTGCGCGGCGAGGTGTTCAGGCCCAGCGCTTTTTCAATCGCCAGCCACATGCCGTGCCAGGCGCCCCAGACGATGTAAGTGATGTTCGCACCGTGCCACAGACCACCGAGGAGCATGGTCAGGAACAGGTTGCGATAGGTCATCAGCGTGCCTTTACGGTTGCCGCCGAGGGTGATGTACAGGTAGTCACGCAGCCAGGTCGACAGGCTGATGTGCCAGCGGCGCCAGAACTCGGTGATCGACTGGCTGATGTACGGCTGCTTGAAGTTTTCCATGAAGCGGAAACCCATCATCAGGCCCAGGCCGATGGCCATGTCGCTGTAACCGGAGAAGTCGAAATACAGCTGCGCGGTGTACGCCAGCGCGCCGAGCCAGGCATCACCGGTAGTCGGGTTTTGCAGGGCGAAGCAGTGGTCGGCGACCACGGCGAGGGTGTCGGCAATGAACACCTTCTTGATGAAACCCTGCATGAACCGCGTGCAGCCCTCGGAGAACTTGTCGAGGGTGTGGGTGCGGTTGTTGAACTGGTCGGCGAGGTCGCGGAAACGCAGGACCGGGCCGGCAATCAGGTGCGGGAAGATCGCCACGAACGCCGCGAAGTCGATCAGGTTGCGGGTGGCCGGGGTGTCGCCGCGATACACGTCGATGATGTAGCTGATCGACTCGAAGATGTAGAACGAAATACCGATCGGCAACAGCACGTGGGTGAGGATGAACGGCTCAAGACCGACCGACGTCATCATCGCGTTGATGCTGTCGACGCCGAAGTTGGCGTACTTGAAGTAGCCGAGGATGCACAGGTCGACCGCGACGCCAAGCAGCAGCCAGCGTTGTGCCGGTTTGGTGCGCACGCCGGCGGCACCGACTTTCAGGCCGATCCAGTAGTTCCACAGGGTGACGCCGGCGAACAGCGCCAGGAAGTCCACCCGCCACCACGCGTAGAACACGTAGCTGGCAATCAGCAGCAACAGGTTGCGATAGCGTTGCCCGCTCAAGTAGTACAAGCCGAGAAAGATCGGCAAGAACAGAAACAGGAACACGTTGGATGAAAATACCATCCCGATCTCTCCATGTTTGAACCAACAGTCAAGGGCCAAAGCCCCCCCAAACCCCCCGTGGTAGTGGAGGGGTGAAACGGTGTTGCTGTCAGGGTTGTGCAGGGCCTTGAAAGCTCCCTCACCCCCCGCCCTCTCCCGGAGGGAGAGGGAGCCTGATCTCCATGGTTTTCAAAAATGGAGATCGGCTCGGTATTTCCTTGCAGCCTGATCTCGTTTTTTCAAAGCCTGAGATCAACTCGGTGTTTCCTTGCAGTCTGATCTCGATTGTTTTTCAACTGAGATCGACTCGATATTTCAGGTCGGCGGATTTCTCAAAAGCACCTCGGTCAGTCCCCTCTCCCTCCGGGAGAGGGCTAGGGTGAGGGGCTTTTGCTTCATGAGCCTTTGTTGCCCTTTTCATGCGAAGGGTCGTAGACCTTGGTCAGGTCGCCACCCAGGCGGAAGGTCTTGAACGGTTGCATGCCGTGCTTCTTCTCGATCACATCCGGCGGGCAGGTGTAGAGCGTGCAGAACGGTTCGAGCCAGGCGAATTTCATGTCCTCTTTGAGGTCGGTCATGTCCTGCTCTTTACCGTTCTTCTTCTCGAATGCATCCGGGTCTTTCACCCCGGCCAGCACCCGATCACCCAGACGTTTCAGCGCGCCGTTGTTTTCCTGACGCAAGTCGACACCGTTGACCTGGGCGAAACTGGCGATCATTGCCAGCGGCGGCAGGGCGTAGTTGTGATAGGCGAGG encodes:
- a CDS encoding mannose-1-phosphate guanylyltransferase/mannose-6-phosphate isomerase; the encoded protein is MIPVILSGGSGSRLWPLSRKQFPKQFLALTGEHTLFQQTLERLVFEGMDTPIVVCNKDHRFIVNEQLAARNLETQRILMEPFGRNTAPAVALTAMMLVNEGRDELMLVLPADHVLDDQKALQRALALATVAAENGEMVLFGVPATKPETGYGYIKSTADSLLPEGVSRVSHFVEKPDVKRATEYVESGGYYWNSGMFLFRASRFLEELKKHDPDIYDTCLLTLERSVQDPDTITFDEATFACCPDNSIDYSVMEKTQRACVVPLTAGWSDVGCWSSLWEVNEKDANGNVSKGDVVIQDSKNCMIHGNGKLVSVIGLENIVVVETKDAMMIAHKDKVQGVKQMVATLNEQGRSETQNHCEVYRPWGSYDSVDMGGRFQVKHISVKPGACLSLQMHHHRAEHWIVVSGTAEVTCDDNVFLLCENQSTYIPIASVHRLRNPGKIPLEIIEVQSGSYLGEDDIERFEDIYGRSTPVERGVSVKTIAQ
- a CDS encoding RHS repeat domain-containing protein — protein: MSMHSKTPRLSANDPRGLSVRAVDYWREVEGTSAQTRINRTGFNAAGHAVEQWDPRLWLLQMSDPLAPANLTMVYTLSGQVLHSDSVDAGTQVVLQGLGDEVLLSWDSRGTLREVEHDLLLRPVAVFEADAGAPRRCAERFIYGEPGVGELHNQCGQLIRHDDPLGSLLFDAYALGGQCLQNTRHFTLEPVNPDWPEPINQREQLLEPGEGATTGWRFGALGHVLEQVDACGNRQGFELTIAGRLRAIHVQLQAHAGLTTLVSDIRYNADGLVVQEVAGNGVLTTLSYRPEDGRLQQRKASRATGEVVQHWVYAYDLTGNVLSIEDKALPVRYFANQRIDPVSRFYYDSLYQICAATGWEAGAASAGPAAIANYTQNYRYDAGGNLLELTHVGAQNHGHQLQAARYSNRCLPWRNGVPPDEAQIAAAFDARGNLRMLDQGRLVHWNGRNQLDSVAIVQRESAADDREVYLYDGNAQRGRKIRWLQTNARRVVAQVRYLPALELRTDSGTGEVLQVITVQTGLNHVRILHWDTAPPSGVNDHCRYSFSDHLGSMGLELDASAAVVSREHFYPFGATAWSEEVQVSYRTVRYCAKERDATGLYYYGYRYYLSWLQRWLNPDPAGAIDGHNRYRAMRNNPLVYGDSDGRNPNTLEKKPHDRTYHDMGKQKLVNPVQAAGMQPVRNYFADNPDPRVQDYRREIPVELARLGASSDSLLNTHQAHVRAAVKTQTSPPSGPVMYHGGEVLSAGISTVFGEKTASQVMGPMSDIFNSPVEDPQVLAARRGAVATTIKFSGKMLMHTANPALQIVGAASVAMSNIMVASEAQTRVQYKQMSAPANVLMSATVDVPRASFQTLQQTFAAPQRAPVPDQSAGLSSFVQQAFNAAFVSSAPDVVQAVDYLDSRDGEARRPRRGSTYG
- a CDS encoding alginate O-acetyltransferase, whose amino-acid sequence is MTRSLRIFYIALFLVTLLVLGLWSVRSFFGFSTNADATVLNGRWTKAVETHYDDQFPIKRLGTNLWAALDFKLFNEGRPGVVLGRDQWLYSDEEFNPIVNEELNLQGNYALVEGVRQTLKEKGVKLVMAIVPAKVRLYPEHLGEVKPASIHENLYEDFHHRVAADKILAPDLLKPLQQAKHNGQQVFLRTDTHWTPEGAEIAANTLAKTIADKFPLSGEPQRFVTTPAEKVTHKGDLRLFLPLDPLFENLMPAQEPLQKRNTVAAEQPAGDDALFASNEVPVALVGTSYSANPNWNFVGALKQALHSDVVSYAEDGHGPILPMLSYLKSDDFKNSPPQVLIWEFPERYLPVNNEIGDADPQWVAELKQAGARQQNVAINTKSETPDRAQN
- a CDS encoding MBOAT family O-acyltransferase — translated: MVFSSNVFLFLFLPIFLGLYYLSGQRYRNLLLLIASYVFYAWWRVDFLALFAGVTLWNYWIGLKVGAAGVRTKPAQRWLLLGVAVDLCILGYFKYANFGVDSINAMMTSVGLEPFILTHVLLPIGISFYIFESISYIIDVYRGDTPATRNLIDFAAFVAIFPHLIAGPVLRFRDLADQFNNRTHTLDKFSEGCTRFMQGFIKKVFIADTLAVVADHCFALQNPTTGDAWLGALAYTAQLYFDFSGYSDMAIGLGLMMGFRFMENFKQPYISQSITEFWRRWHISLSTWLRDYLYITLGGNRKGTLMTYRNLFLTMLLGGLWHGANITYIVWGAWHGMWLAIEKALGLNTSPRSLNPIRWALTFLLVVMGWVIFRAENLHVAGRMYGAMFSFGDWSLSELNQASLTGLQVATLVVAYVTLAFFGLRDLYTNQPPAKSKPEVNVEANGPATATPGMIKAAPGENPANIHEPGYTVGVEAQVQPAYWTADWSRYVMRGLILLLFIASILKLSAQSFSPFLYFQF
- a CDS encoding alginate O-acetyltransferase AlgF — translated: MTFTTTPRRLAKSFALVAGLSVLSVPAFAGGDAALYGPTAPKGSTFVRVYNASNAEVSATVGSTNLSDVAPLASSDFSFMPGGDYSAKIGSQTLPVKLAGDHYYTLVNNASGAPQLIEEPPFKNKQKSLVRVQNLSDKPLTLKTADGKTDVVPNVAAKGRGEREINPVKVSLALYEGDKKVGDVKPVALERGEAAVLYVTGSGSSLSPVWVKRPVSTR
- a CDS encoding multidrug transporter; amino-acid sequence: MFIGVLLIITWLVLLLRYPAKAVPVSVAAAVGLGLVAVWVVWLDNREIKQLARLEMRITYAPEQCPADRPLQLKMNNGNDVPLTELRWRIAAYAPGDTVNLADNQYTAPRYRGPGELQAGGSWEDCLPMPPLRPGYRPQTLEFRSERLQGSFSD
- a CDS encoding SDR family oxidoreductase — protein: MPVALITGCSSGIGRALADAFKAAGFEVWASARRAEDVATLASAGFTAVQLDVNDAMALEQLSERINQQHGGLDVLINNAGYGAMGPLLDGGVPAMQRQFETNVFSIVGVTRALFPVLRRAKGLVVNIGSVSGVLVTPFAGAYCASKAAVHALSDALRMELAPFGIRVMEVQPGAIQSSFAKNAGHEAEQLINEQSPWFPVREGIRARAKASQDKPTPAREFAAELLKAVQQSKPPRLARIGNGSRALPLLATLLPKGLLESTLMKRFGLHGKL